The Desulfomonile tiedjei genome includes a region encoding these proteins:
- a CDS encoding tetratricopeptide repeat protein, with protein MKKTYRIFRILLLLVTVLLLVATPSLAAKNKDSKPKDVNTDPKGIELPDLEKDPGFFFLLAEQAEAAGDTEAVLTYFRKAIALDPTSAYLHTRVATMLAHNRKMAEALIMAQNATVFDPNYEEAYTLLGKIYTVAGDRWRAIEAYNRALELKPEEKDLYVYLGSLQASHKLLQDAEKTFLKMIKQFPDEREGYFYLGKVYIDENQFDRATETFKELLEKRPDSGAQVHLELGGIYFAQKQYPEAEEHFREAIKLDPVNITARLNLAQTLANQKKFDESYQVFEELSKLAPSDMRIQIKMALILEEQKQHDKAMEILDKIIENKPGWDQARFHRGRVLKEQGKIEEAEKELIQIRKGQPTFLNSRIMLSLMFLKGKELGKSLRFIEEAIDPEVKEVDLLHIKGSILEELNRYEEALNSYEKALELDPKNVKILYSLGNVLEKSGRRSRGLEEMEKILVENPDDASAMNFIGYTMASSGKDMDRAEKLIRKAVELKPDDGYIMDSLSWVLFKKGQLDEALQHVEKASEKVKGDPVIAEHLGDILAAKDRKSDAAEAYRKSLQANPDNVLVKEKLEKLEKELPEQPK; from the coding sequence ATGAAAAAAACCTACCGAATATTTCGCATCCTGTTACTCCTTGTGACCGTTCTCCTTTTGGTCGCGACCCCTTCATTAGCCGCCAAGAACAAGGACTCAAAGCCCAAGGATGTGAACACCGACCCAAAGGGAATTGAACTTCCTGACCTGGAAAAGGACCCGGGGTTCTTTTTCCTCCTGGCGGAGCAGGCGGAGGCCGCCGGTGATACGGAAGCGGTTTTGACCTATTTTCGAAAAGCAATAGCCCTTGATCCCACTTCCGCCTACTTACACACTCGCGTCGCTACGATGTTGGCCCACAACCGGAAAATGGCCGAAGCTCTCATAATGGCCCAAAATGCCACCGTCTTCGACCCGAACTACGAAGAAGCTTACACGCTTCTAGGGAAAATCTACACCGTCGCCGGCGACCGATGGCGGGCCATTGAAGCTTACAATCGGGCATTGGAACTCAAACCTGAGGAAAAAGACCTTTACGTGTACCTTGGTTCCTTGCAGGCTTCCCATAAGCTGCTTCAAGACGCGGAAAAGACCTTCCTGAAAATGATTAAGCAGTTTCCCGACGAGAGAGAGGGCTATTTCTATCTCGGGAAGGTCTACATCGACGAAAACCAGTTCGACAGGGCCACAGAGACTTTCAAAGAGCTTTTGGAAAAGCGCCCGGACAGCGGGGCACAGGTTCATCTTGAATTGGGCGGAATCTATTTCGCCCAGAAGCAGTATCCCGAGGCTGAGGAACACTTCAGGGAGGCGATAAAGCTGGACCCTGTCAATATCACAGCCCGGCTCAACCTTGCCCAAACCTTGGCCAATCAGAAGAAGTTCGATGAGTCCTATCAGGTATTCGAAGAACTCTCCAAACTGGCGCCGTCTGATATGAGGATCCAGATCAAAATGGCCCTGATTCTGGAAGAGCAAAAGCAGCACGACAAAGCCATGGAGATCTTGGACAAGATCATCGAAAACAAGCCCGGATGGGACCAGGCCCGCTTCCATCGGGGAAGGGTGCTCAAGGAACAGGGTAAAATCGAGGAAGCTGAAAAAGAGCTTATTCAGATTCGGAAGGGCCAGCCGACCTTCCTCAATTCGAGGATAATGCTGTCGCTCATGTTCCTTAAAGGGAAAGAACTGGGGAAATCGCTTCGATTCATAGAAGAGGCCATTGACCCCGAAGTCAAAGAGGTGGACCTGCTGCACATCAAGGGCTCGATCCTCGAAGAGCTTAATCGATATGAGGAGGCATTGAACTCGTACGAAAAGGCGCTTGAGTTGGATCCCAAAAACGTCAAGATACTTTACTCTTTGGGCAATGTTCTGGAAAAGAGCGGTCGTCGAAGCCGCGGCCTGGAAGAAATGGAAAAAATACTGGTTGAAAACCCTGACGACGCCAGCGCCATGAACTTCATCGGTTACACCATGGCTTCATCGGGGAAGGATATGGATAGAGCGGAAAAGCTGATCCGAAAGGCTGTAGAGCTTAAACCGGACGACGGCTATATCATGGATTCTTTGTCGTGGGTTCTCTTTAAGAAAGGCCAACTCGACGAAGCCCTTCAACACGTGGAAAAGGCCTCGGAAAAGGTGAAGGGGGACCCGGTGATCGCGGAGCATCTTGGCGACATTCTGGCCGCAAAGGACCGTAAGTCGGATGCGGCGGAAGCATACCGCAAATCTCTACAGGCCAACCCGGACAACGTCTTGGTCAAGGAAAAGCTAGAAAAATTAGAGAAAGAACTCCCTGAACAACCGAAGTGA
- a CDS encoding ribulose-phosphate 3-epimerase: protein MSARKILVSPSLLSADFSRLGEEIQAVQDAGADWLHIDVMDGHFVPNITIGPMIVAAAKKVARVPLDVHLMIADPDYYVEAFHEAGADVLTVHPEATHHLHRTLTRIRELGMKSGAALNPSTGLESVKHVLAELDVIMLMTVNPGFGGQSFIPTMLPKVRACREMIDSSGYQILLEVDGGVSPKTAPALARDGADVFVAGSAVFGNPPYRAIIGQLRDAGSL from the coding sequence CCTTCTTTGCTATCCGCTGATTTCAGCCGCCTGGGCGAAGAAATTCAAGCGGTCCAGGACGCGGGCGCGGACTGGCTGCACATAGATGTTATGGACGGTCACTTCGTACCGAACATCACCATAGGACCCATGATTGTCGCGGCTGCAAAGAAAGTGGCCAGGGTCCCTCTCGATGTGCACCTCATGATTGCCGATCCGGACTACTACGTCGAAGCCTTCCATGAGGCGGGCGCGGACGTCCTGACGGTCCATCCCGAGGCGACTCATCATCTGCACAGAACCCTTACACGAATCAGAGAACTGGGAATGAAGTCGGGAGCGGCTTTGAATCCCTCCACAGGGTTGGAATCCGTAAAACACGTGCTTGCCGAACTTGACGTAATCATGCTTATGACGGTGAATCCCGGGTTCGGCGGGCAATCCTTCATCCCTACCATGCTGCCCAAGGTGAGGGCTTGCAGAGAGATGATAGATTCTTCCGGGTATCAGATACTCCTCGAAGTAGATGGAGGTGTAAGCCCTAAAACAGCGCCTGCCCTCGCACGCGACGGAGCCGATGTGTTCGTTGCCGGCAGCGCGGTTTTTGGGAACCCTCCTTATCGTGCGATCATTGGCCAGCTGCGCGATGCAGGGTCTCTTTGA